One Papaver somniferum cultivar HN1 chromosome 10, ASM357369v1, whole genome shotgun sequence genomic window carries:
- the LOC113319243 gene encoding transcription factor MYB4-like produces MVRAPCCEKMGLKKGPWTVEEDQILITYISRHGHGNWRALPKQAGLLRCGKSCRLRWTNYLRPDIKRGNFSRQEEETIIMLHEMLGNRWSAIAARLPGRTDNEIKNVWHTHLKKRLYKQNQTNPAAEHYAMDIAKSESNPTGESNSSKLEDQNYVHLSPQHSSSEFSSSTEFSDANADNHINENTNMDENIWSQAFSTEDFKTNEDYPAITTDPYFQVPSPMLSTTTYGSTVEYTDFWYKLLMEAGELL; encoded by the exons ATGGTTAGAGCTCCATGCTGTGAGAAAATGGGACTGAAAAAGGGACCATGGACAGTTGAAGAGGACCAGATTTTGATCACTTACATTAGTCGTCACGGTCATGGCAATTGGCGGGCGCTTCCAAAACAAGCCG GTTTACTCAGATGTGGGAAGAGTTGCAGACTTAGATGGACTAATTACTTGAGACCTGATATTAAACGAGGAAATTTTAGTCGCCAGGAAGAAGAAACAATCATCATGCTGCACGAGATGCTCGGTAATAG ATGGTCAGCAATTGCAGCGCGCCTACCGGGAAGAACAGACAATGAAATTAAAAATGTCTGGCACACCCATCTCAAGAAAAGACTGTATAAACAGAATCAAACTAACCCTGCAGCCGAACATTATGCTATGGACATTGCAAAAAGTGAATCAAATCCCACGGGTGAATCGAATTCATCAAAGTTGGAAGATCAGAACTACGTTCATCTATCCCCACAACATTCATCTAGTGAATTCTCCTCAAGTACAGAATTTTCGGATGCAAATGCTGACAACCACATCAATGAGAACACAAACATGGACGAAAACATTTGGTCACAAGCATTCTCCACTGAAGATTTCAAGACAAATGAAGATTATCCGGCCATCACAACAGACCCATATTTTCAAGTTCCTTCACCTATGCTTTCTACAACAACTTATGGATCGACCGTCGAATACACAGATTTCTGGTACAAGTTATTGATGGAGGCAGGGGAATTGCTGTAA